One window from the genome of Hydractinia symbiolongicarpus strain clone_291-10 chromosome 1, HSymV2.1, whole genome shotgun sequence encodes:
- the LOC130637841 gene encoding uncharacterized protein LOC130637841 encodes MENITTMAVCNAAGKVLDPFIIFQGKNFQSTWRGENGLPNTFYAVTPNEWMDTITFADWFDKFSDQNAARPMLLLYDGHMSRISIPVIQKALDQNIHLLKFPPHITDILQPLDKCCFGPLKRSWENLLNERINRFGLVKKVDKPEFVNLLATVWHEGMNEGNVKAGFESTGIWPLNREKYDTSRFDVRLVHRYDEWVASGKPSLDWTTCNSGKDAPKAVKKPLTDSNVEFAVDNTSTETKISTPKASGSKMCSNNTPTEIHSSAKHFSKQVMDTIGPFPFDAPLGFQWVPNGWKLEPVSSTPTPTTAPIVNKSFEELFLNKIKPMEKPGVNKRRKINLAATVVSDAELLQEIINKESEKKKSKKKVKLLKNKEGEEKKISGAKVRGQKKDIEYQDDDQEDEDQNEFDGKFDPGEESVVEEEEEESELEEDDDDDEDSMSKDEGNKIEPPKDVEDALNNIIFKSWASLQTSASAEYFENEEIYYAVVYIDPRRRKSMFVGRALRQWRQDVKGTVQAISFDFLKQKIVDLVDNIFEKNPIDEIDQDIVPIHQIIAGPLRVVSLSTASYRSKRKVEVHDHQALRKLYSLVHKLDLQEHYNLFLCSENKNN; translated from the coding sequence ATGGAAAATATAACAACGATGGCTGTATGCAACGCTGCTGGTAAAGTTCTTGACCCTTTTAtcatatttcaaggtaaaaactTTCAGTCAACTTGGAGAGGCGAAAATGGTCTACCAAATACATTTTACGCTGTCACACcaaatgaatggatggatacaATCACGTTCGCAGATTGGTTTGATAAGTTTTCTGACCAAAATGCTGCTAGACCAATGTTGTTGCTTTATGACGGACACATGAGTCGCATTTCCATACCAGTGATCCAGAAAGCTTTGGATCAAAATATCCATCTGTTAAAGTTCCCACCACACATTACGGATATACTTCAGCCCCTCGACAAGTGCTGTTTTGGGCCACTAAAACGATCCTGGGAGAATTTGCTGAACGAAAGAATTAATCGTTTTGGATTGGTGAAAAAGGTCGATAAACCTGAATTTGTCAATCTTTTAGCCACTGTATGGCATGAAGGAATGAACGAGGGAAATGTAAAGGCAGGTTTCGAATCCACTGGAATCTGGCCTCTCAACCGCGAGAAATACGATACTTCTCGCTTTGACGTGCGACTTGTCCATCGCTATGATGAGTGGGTTGCTTCGGGAAAACCCTCCCTTGACTGGACAACCTGTAACAGTGGAAAAGACGCACCAAAAGCAGTCAAAAAACCTTTGACAGATAGTAATGTAGAGTTCGCTGTAGATAACACATCAACAGAAACCAAAATATCGACACCTAAAGCAAGTGGGTCGAAAATGTGTAGCAACAATACTCCTACAGAAATTCATTCATCAgctaaacatttttctaaacaagTGATGGATACTATTGGCCCGTTCCCCTTTGATGCTCCATTAGGTTTTCAGTGGGTACCCAACGGCTGGAAGCTTGAACCAGTGTCATCAACACCAACACCAACTACTGCGCCAATAGTAAATAAGTCGTTCGAGGAGCTTTTCTTAAACAAGATCAAGCCTATGGAAAAACCTGGTGTGAACAAAAGACGCAAAATTAACTTGGCTGCTACTGTAGTTAGCGATGCAGAACTTCTGCAAGAAATTATTAACAAGGAaagcgaaaagaaaaaaagtaaaaaaaaagtaaagttgCTTAAAAATAAGGAAGGAGAAGAGAAGAAAATAAGTGGGGCGAAAGTTAGAGGACAAAAGAAAGATATAGAATACCAAGATGATGACCAGGAAGATGAAGATCAGAATGAATTTGATGGAAAATTTGACCCAGGGGAGGAAAGTGTGgttgaagaagaggaagaggagAGTGAGTTGGAagaagatgatgacgatgacgaaGACAGCATGTCAAAAGATGAAGGAAACAAAATTGAGCCTCCTAAAGATGTAGAAGATGCTCTGAATAATATCATATTCAAATCCTGGGCTTCACTACAGACCTCGGCAAGTGCAGAGTATTTCGAAAACGAAGAGATTTACTATGCGGTAGTTTATATTGATCCACGACGAAGAAAATCAATGTTCGTAGGAAGAGCATTACGGCAGTGGCGTCAAGATGTAAAGGGGACAGTTCAAGCGATAAGTTTTGATTTCTTAAAGCAGAAAATAGTTGACCTcgttgacaacatttttgaaaagaatcCCATTGATGAAATAGATCAGGATATCGTGCCAATTCACCAAATAATCGCTGGACCGTTGCGAGTGGTATCTCTGTCCACAGCATCATATCGCTCTAAGAGAAAGGTTGAAGTGCATGACCATCAAGCACTTCGAAAATTATATAGTTTGGTCCACAAGCTGGACCTCCAAGAacattataatttatttttgtgttctgaaaataaaaataattag
- the LOC130637815 gene encoding KAT8 regulatory NSL complex subunit 2-like isoform X1 has product MAPLLLYFRLHYMMASVFSDKTTSVNKTPPVEETWFKPCVESIESPQAVQEEKDKVVDSIQPKTNAMLCRSTSCVCTATALKGFEFCHKHILEDKSSPFKKCSYTSRLDNVPCANPAPKLGDKRSYCLQHEEEVKRIKNEIRNKNRKKKRKEKALKALEQGTQSKKAAKESSSEEEEYSFFTDSVQVNKTDCLWLGNQASDAESTDSEDENPLNHAGVWTLEECVRICKEKMTRLRYLYSQQFKRLNYTLREERRKMINEYDMDAFVLANVGFDKHSENVLNDYLEDVHLTNYQRVSGVELLAEKQMKEKRSKGVYLHHKRSDLPRCQFIKDGQRCTSRVMPYSHFCYLHIISDTDQYLLSPCTFKSKSGTKCSEPANIFTSTCEKHCDLLPSASEKCWESFETSKKVRESRKRRLETSQKEKDKKEQFHRTRRTSSRKSESSSVTTPTIKEEDTNLAEILSCSPEDIKIDISRKIPSSSCAPDALSCLSAKNSLHTEEHVDICSVQPATKAESRADTSIQMLDTSTPVNDSLYKSIQVKDGVDASVLVKDGPDASILVKDAVDTSIPTKPVSETSVSSKNELEASTVVKVELDKQNIVKDVLDASIRNEINEAVDSLSSIQQ; this is encoded by the exons ATGGCCCCGCTGTTGCTTTATTTTAGGTTACACTATATGATGGCTTCAGTGTTTTCGGACAAAACTACTTCAGTAAACAAAACACCACCAGTTGAGGAAACTTGGTTTAAACCATGTGTAGAGAGTATCGAATCACCACAAGCAGTACAAGAGGAAAAAGATAAAGTTGTTGACAGTATCCAACCTAAAACAAATGCAATGTTGTGTCGGTCAACATCATGTGTTTGCACAGCGACAGCTTTGAAGGGCTTCGAGTTTTGTCATAAACACATTTTAGAAGACAAAAGTAGCCCTTTTAAAAAATGCAGTTATACATCAAGACTGGACAATGTTCCATGTGCTAATCCTGCACCAAAATTAG GAGATAAAAGATCGTACTGCTTACAACACGAAGAAGAAGTCAAGAGGATAAAGAATGaaatcagaaataaaaacaggaaGAAAAAGAGGAAAGAAAAGGCTT taaaagcatTAGAGCAGGGTACGCAAAGCAAGAAAGCTGCAAAAGAGTCATCATCTGAAGAGGAGGAATATAGCTTTTTTACCGATTCTGTCCAAGTTAATAAAACTGATTGCCTTTGGTTAG GAAATCAAGCAAGTGATGCCGAGTCAACGGATAGTGAAGATGAAAATCCTCTAAATCATGCTGGGGTCTGGACTCTTGAAGAATGTGTTCGTATATGTAAAGAAAAAATGACACGTTTACGCTACCTGTATTCTCAACAGTTTAAAAGATTAAATTATACCCTACGTGAGGAGCGTCGGAAAATGATTAATGAATATGACATGGATGCATTCGTTTTAGCAAATGTTGGTTTTGACAAGCATTCAG AAAACGTGTTAAATGACTATTTGGAAGATGTACATCTCACCAATTATCAACGTGTGAGCGGTGTAGAACTGTTAGCTGAAAagcaaatgaaagaaaaaagaagtaaagGAGTTTACTTGCACCACAAACGATCAGACCTACCACG atgTCAGTTCATCAAAGACGGTCAGCGATGCACTTCAAGAGTAATGCCGTACTCTCATTTTTGTTATCTCCATATCATAAGTGATACCGATCAGTATTTGCTCTCCCCGTGTACTTTTAAATCAAAATCTGGCACAAAATGCTCTGAACCTGCCAATATTTTCACTTCTACGTGTGAAAAGCATTGTGACTTACTGCCGAGTGCTTCTGAAAAATGTTGGGAAAGTTTTGAAACGTCAAAAAAAGTAAGAGAAAGTCGAAAACGAAGGTTAGAAACTAGTCAAAAGGAGAAGGACAAGAAGGAGCAGTTCCATAGAACACGAAGAACTTCCAGTCGGAAGTCTGAGTCTAGTTCTGTTACTACACCAACTATAAAAGAAGAAGATACAAACTTAGCTGAAATTTTATCATGTTCTCCTGAAGATATAAAAATAGATATTTCTCGAAAGATTCCATCTTCCAGTTGTGCCCCGGATGCATTAAGTTGCTTAAGTGCAAAGAATTCCCTTCATACTGAAGAACATGTTGATATATGTTCAGTGCAACCGGCAACCAAAGCAGAATCCAGAGCAGATACATCAATCCAAATGTTAGATACCTCAACTCCAGTAAACGACAGTTTATATAAGTCAATTCAAGTGAAAGACGGAGTTGATGCATCAGTACTTGTAAAAGACGGACCAGATGCATCAATTCTTGTAAAAGACGCGGTAGATACGTCGATTCCAACAAAACCTGTATCAGAGACATCAGTATCCTCAAAAAATGAGTTAGAAGCATCAACTGTAGTTAAAGTCGAGTTAGATAAACAGAATATAGTAAAAGATGTGCTGGATGCATCAATTCGAAATGAAATTAATGAAGCTGTGGACTCACTTTCCAGTATCCAGCAATAA
- the LOC130637867 gene encoding probable ribosome biogenesis protein RLP24 translates to MRIEKCYFCSSSVYPGHGIRFVRNDSKAFQFCRRKCHKAFKMKRNPRKVRWTKAFRKSHGKELTVDPSFEFEKKRNVPLKYDRELWSKTVTAIKRVEEIKTKRQNHFIKNRLNKARTLAKEVDRKEVQTNINLIKSPVVRKQKIALTQEITTTEQQMEMD, encoded by the exons ATGCGTATTGAGAAGTGTTATTTCTGTTCATCATCAGTCTATCCCGGACATGGAATAAGATTTGTTCGAAATGACAGTAAG GCGTTCCAGTTCTGTCGTCGAAAATGTCACAAAGCCTTTAAAATGAAGAGAAACCCCCGAAAGGTGCGATGGACGAAAGCGTTTAGAAAATCTCATGGAAAAGAACTTACCGTG GATCCCTCGTTCGagtttgaaaagaaaagaaacgtCCCATTAAAATACGATAGAGAACTCTGGTCTAAAACAG TGACTGCTATAAAGCGAGTTgaagaaatcaaaacaaaacgacAAAatcatttcataaaaaatag GTTAAACAAAGCAAGAACATTAGCAAAAGAAGTAGATCGTAAAGAAGTACAGACGAACATCAACTTGATAAAAAGCCCAG tggTACGCAAACAAAAAATTGCACTCACGCAAGAAATCACAACAACAGAACAACAAATGGAAATGGATTAA
- the LOC130637799 gene encoding apoptosis regulator Bcl-2-like encodes MTEKIEFDDTGNANNTPEGKIAREVASQYIAKKVGKPIKNIALRKEVEIMLRLTDEIDNMYDLANMCNRLNVSNENAHYVFMEIAEEIFQEGINWGRIIVLYAFAGKLAQHFKRTNNEQLVDKVGSWVGTAVSKKSMWVRDCGHGWTGFIQAFGESKGENENNWFQGMFAATIGFGTLAAAMLIKS; translated from the exons ATGACAGAGAAAATCGAATTTGACGACACTGGAAACGCGAATAATACCCCTGAAGGTAAAATCGCTAGAGAAGTCGCATCGCAATACATTGCCAAGAAAGTAGGCAAGCCAATAAAGAACATAGCACTGCGAAAAGAAGTCGAAATAATGTTGAGACTGACCGATGAAATAGATAATATGTACGACTTAGCCAACATGTGTAATCGCTTGAATGTTAGCAACGAAAACGCTCATTACGTGTTTATGGAaatcgctgaagaaatatttcaAGAGGGAATAAACTGGGGAAGAATTATAGTTTTATACGCATTTGCTGGCAAATTAGCGCAACATTTTAAAAGGACAAATAACGAACAACTTGTTGATAAAGTAGGCAGTTGGGTTGGAACTGCTGTTTCTAAAAAATCTATGTGGGTACGGGACTGCGGACATGGATGG ACTGGATTTATTCAGGCATTTGGTGAATCAAAAGGTGAGAATGAAAACAATTGGTTTCAAGGTATGTTTGCGGCTACCATTGGCTTTGGTACTCTTGCAGCAGCGATGCTAATCAAAAGCTAG
- the LOC130637815 gene encoding KAT8 regulatory NSL complex subunit 2-like isoform X2, producing MFRLHYMMASVFSDKTTSVNKTPPVEETWFKPCVESIESPQAVQEEKDKVVDSIQPKTNAMLCRSTSCVCTATALKGFEFCHKHILEDKSSPFKKCSYTSRLDNVPCANPAPKLGDKRSYCLQHEEEVKRIKNEIRNKNRKKKRKEKALKALEQGTQSKKAAKESSSEEEEYSFFTDSVQVNKTDCLWLGNQASDAESTDSEDENPLNHAGVWTLEECVRICKEKMTRLRYLYSQQFKRLNYTLREERRKMINEYDMDAFVLANVGFDKHSENVLNDYLEDVHLTNYQRVSGVELLAEKQMKEKRSKGVYLHHKRSDLPRCQFIKDGQRCTSRVMPYSHFCYLHIISDTDQYLLSPCTFKSKSGTKCSEPANIFTSTCEKHCDLLPSASEKCWESFETSKKVRESRKRRLETSQKEKDKKEQFHRTRRTSSRKSESSSVTTPTIKEEDTNLAEILSCSPEDIKIDISRKIPSSSCAPDALSCLSAKNSLHTEEHVDICSVQPATKAESRADTSIQMLDTSTPVNDSLYKSIQVKDGVDASVLVKDGPDASILVKDAVDTSIPTKPVSETSVSSKNELEASTVVKVELDKQNIVKDVLDASIRNEINEAVDSLSSIQQ from the exons ATGTTCAG GTTACACTATATGATGGCTTCAGTGTTTTCGGACAAAACTACTTCAGTAAACAAAACACCACCAGTTGAGGAAACTTGGTTTAAACCATGTGTAGAGAGTATCGAATCACCACAAGCAGTACAAGAGGAAAAAGATAAAGTTGTTGACAGTATCCAACCTAAAACAAATGCAATGTTGTGTCGGTCAACATCATGTGTTTGCACAGCGACAGCTTTGAAGGGCTTCGAGTTTTGTCATAAACACATTTTAGAAGACAAAAGTAGCCCTTTTAAAAAATGCAGTTATACATCAAGACTGGACAATGTTCCATGTGCTAATCCTGCACCAAAATTAG GAGATAAAAGATCGTACTGCTTACAACACGAAGAAGAAGTCAAGAGGATAAAGAATGaaatcagaaataaaaacaggaaGAAAAAGAGGAAAGAAAAGGCTT taaaagcatTAGAGCAGGGTACGCAAAGCAAGAAAGCTGCAAAAGAGTCATCATCTGAAGAGGAGGAATATAGCTTTTTTACCGATTCTGTCCAAGTTAATAAAACTGATTGCCTTTGGTTAG GAAATCAAGCAAGTGATGCCGAGTCAACGGATAGTGAAGATGAAAATCCTCTAAATCATGCTGGGGTCTGGACTCTTGAAGAATGTGTTCGTATATGTAAAGAAAAAATGACACGTTTACGCTACCTGTATTCTCAACAGTTTAAAAGATTAAATTATACCCTACGTGAGGAGCGTCGGAAAATGATTAATGAATATGACATGGATGCATTCGTTTTAGCAAATGTTGGTTTTGACAAGCATTCAG AAAACGTGTTAAATGACTATTTGGAAGATGTACATCTCACCAATTATCAACGTGTGAGCGGTGTAGAACTGTTAGCTGAAAagcaaatgaaagaaaaaagaagtaaagGAGTTTACTTGCACCACAAACGATCAGACCTACCACG atgTCAGTTCATCAAAGACGGTCAGCGATGCACTTCAAGAGTAATGCCGTACTCTCATTTTTGTTATCTCCATATCATAAGTGATACCGATCAGTATTTGCTCTCCCCGTGTACTTTTAAATCAAAATCTGGCACAAAATGCTCTGAACCTGCCAATATTTTCACTTCTACGTGTGAAAAGCATTGTGACTTACTGCCGAGTGCTTCTGAAAAATGTTGGGAAAGTTTTGAAACGTCAAAAAAAGTAAGAGAAAGTCGAAAACGAAGGTTAGAAACTAGTCAAAAGGAGAAGGACAAGAAGGAGCAGTTCCATAGAACACGAAGAACTTCCAGTCGGAAGTCTGAGTCTAGTTCTGTTACTACACCAACTATAAAAGAAGAAGATACAAACTTAGCTGAAATTTTATCATGTTCTCCTGAAGATATAAAAATAGATATTTCTCGAAAGATTCCATCTTCCAGTTGTGCCCCGGATGCATTAAGTTGCTTAAGTGCAAAGAATTCCCTTCATACTGAAGAACATGTTGATATATGTTCAGTGCAACCGGCAACCAAAGCAGAATCCAGAGCAGATACATCAATCCAAATGTTAGATACCTCAACTCCAGTAAACGACAGTTTATATAAGTCAATTCAAGTGAAAGACGGAGTTGATGCATCAGTACTTGTAAAAGACGGACCAGATGCATCAATTCTTGTAAAAGACGCGGTAGATACGTCGATTCCAACAAAACCTGTATCAGAGACATCAGTATCCTCAAAAAATGAGTTAGAAGCATCAACTGTAGTTAAAGTCGAGTTAGATAAACAGAATATAGTAAAAGATGTGCTGGATGCATCAATTCGAAATGAAATTAATGAAGCTGTGGACTCACTTTCCAGTATCCAGCAATAA